In Clarias gariepinus isolate MV-2021 ecotype Netherlands chromosome 1, CGAR_prim_01v2, whole genome shotgun sequence, one DNA window encodes the following:
- the penkb gene encoding proenkephalin b: MMKPCSGLVRIRWALFVSACLRMVSADCGSDCAFCSVHLRLQQTHANSIECVLQCEGHLSTGGSWGICQDFLQTTESTPEEGQASTETYSLPQQHHEEKKYGGFMKRYGGFMKRYGGFMKRYGGFMKKAAEVYGLQPDDIDQGREILSKSDTEMLANLVEGDAEREDPAMKDILNAKEEVNELEGIVKRYGGFMRRGYEGLEGGTKPLQKRYGGFMRRVGRPDWGEENKLYRGVFKRSPQEEEEKEKSSDMSKRYGGFVEY; encoded by the exons ATGATGAAG CCGTGCTCGGGGCTCGTGCGCATCCGCTGGGCGCTCTTCGTCAGCGCGTGCTTGCGGATGGTGAGCGCGGACTGTGGCTCTGATTGCGCGTTCTGCTCTGTGCACCTGCGCCTGCAGCAAACACACGCCAACTCTATA GAATGTGTGTTGCAGTGTGAAGGTCATCTTTCCACGGGTGGTTCTTGGGGCATATGTCAGGATTTCCTGCAGACAACTGAAAGCACACCTGAAGAAGGGCAAGCATCCACAGAAACCTATAGTCTGCCCCAACAACACCACGAGGAGAAAAAATATGGCGGTTTCATGAAACGATACGGTGGTTTCATGAAGCGTTATGGAGGCTTCATGAAACGGTATGGGGGCTTCATGAAAAAAGCAGCAGAGGTATATGGGCTGCAGCCAGATGACATAGACCAAGGCAGAGAAATCCTGTCTAAGAGTGACACGGAGATGCTGGCCAATCTCGTTGAAGGCGATGCCGAGAGGGAAGACCCTGCAATGAAGGACATCCTCAATGCAAAGGAAGAGGTTAATGAGTTAGAGGGCATAGTAAAGCGCTATGGTGGGTTCATGAGAAGGGGCTATGAAGGCTTAGAAGGTGGGACAAAACCACTACAGAAACGTTATGGTGGGTTTATGCGGCGGGTGGGCAGGCCAGATTGGGGGGaggaaaataaactttacagaggtgTCTTTAAACGTTCACCacaggaggaggaagaaaaagagaagtcATCAGATATGAGCAAGAGATATGGGGGTTTTGTGGAATACTGA